In the genome of Streptacidiphilus rugosus AM-16, one region contains:
- a CDS encoding transglutaminase-like domain-containing protein codes for MTILAPVTDDPAAYLAADATIDHQDPDLRRLAAELATPEAAYLFVRDEVRHSADAGVYSGAYRASEVLAARNAICHGKSHLLVALLRAQGVPAGLCYQRLGDGEGGFMVHGLIAVRLGGRWSRLDARGNKEGVDARYDLEHERLAWPVAEPGELDYPGVHATPPAGLVRALAEAEPGRDGYGYYLPSELPD; via the coding sequence ATGACGATCCTTGCCCCCGTGACCGACGATCCGGCCGCCTACCTGGCGGCGGACGCGACCATCGACCACCAGGATCCGGATCTCCGACGGCTCGCGGCCGAGCTGGCCACCCCGGAGGCGGCCTACCTGTTCGTGCGGGACGAGGTCCGCCACTCGGCCGACGCCGGCGTGTACAGCGGTGCCTACCGCGCCTCCGAGGTGCTGGCGGCGCGCAACGCGATCTGCCACGGCAAGTCGCACCTGCTGGTCGCACTCCTGCGGGCGCAGGGCGTGCCCGCAGGGCTCTGCTACCAGCGACTCGGCGACGGGGAGGGCGGCTTCATGGTGCACGGGCTGATCGCCGTTCGGCTCGGCGGCCGCTGGTCACGGCTCGACGCCCGGGGCAACAAGGAAGGCGTGGACGCCCGTTACGACCTCGAACACGAGCGGCTGGCCTGGCCGGTGGCGGAGCCCGGCGAGCTGGACTACCCCGGTGTGCACGCGACCCCTCCGGCCGGCCTCGTCCGCGCGCTGGCGGAGGCCGAGCCCGGCCGCGACGGCTACGGCTACTACCTCCCGAGCGAGCTGCCGGACTGA
- a CDS encoding RNA polymerase sigma-70 factor has translation MTTDTDALRTFEEHRGTLFGIAYRMLSCSADAEDIVQDAWLKWSTVDADSISQPRAYLARTVTNLSLNRLQSAAVQRESYVGPWLPEPLVTAPDASGEVEQAEAISLAMLVVLETLSPLERAVFLLKEVFGFSFGEIAEMLDRSEASVRQVGSRARSHVQARRPRYDAPSETRRAVTDEFLAACVGGDLNRMMELLAPEVTVWSDGGGKVRAALRPITGAEKSARWILGVLQRPIPDLSVHQVRINGEPGLLFMSGAVADSVAVLDLDEHGAIVGIRLVRNPDKLTHVVVP, from the coding sequence GTGACCACGGACACCGACGCACTCAGGACCTTCGAGGAGCACCGCGGGACGCTCTTCGGCATCGCCTACCGGATGCTCAGCTGCTCCGCCGATGCCGAGGACATCGTCCAGGACGCCTGGCTGAAGTGGAGCACCGTGGATGCCGACAGCATCAGTCAACCCCGCGCCTATCTCGCGCGGACCGTCACCAACCTCTCGCTCAACCGGCTCCAGTCGGCGGCCGTGCAGCGCGAGTCCTACGTCGGCCCGTGGCTGCCGGAGCCGTTGGTGACCGCGCCGGACGCCAGCGGCGAGGTCGAGCAGGCGGAGGCGATCTCGCTCGCGATGCTCGTGGTCCTGGAGACGCTGTCCCCGCTGGAGCGGGCCGTCTTCCTGCTCAAGGAGGTCTTCGGCTTCTCCTTCGGCGAGATCGCCGAGATGCTCGACCGCAGCGAGGCCTCCGTCCGCCAGGTCGGCAGCCGCGCCCGCAGCCACGTCCAGGCCCGCCGTCCCCGCTACGACGCGCCCAGCGAGACCCGCCGCGCCGTCACCGACGAGTTCCTCGCGGCCTGCGTCGGCGGCGACCTGAACCGGATGATGGAGCTGCTCGCGCCCGAGGTCACCGTCTGGTCGGACGGGGGCGGCAAGGTCCGCGCCGCGCTCCGGCCGATCACGGGCGCGGAGAAGTCCGCCCGCTGGATCCTGGGCGTGCTCCAGCGGCCCATTCCGGACCTGTCGGTGCACCAGGTCCGGATCAACGGCGAGCCCGGCCTGCTGTTCATGTCGGGCGCGGTCGCGGACAGCGTCGCCGTGCTCGACCTGGACGAGCACGGCGCGATCGTCGGGATCAGGCTCGTCCGCAACCCCGACAAGCTGACCCACGTGGTCGTCCCCTGA
- the purL gene encoding phosphoribosylformylglycinamidine synthase subunit PurL, producing the protein MTLDTVKNAEQTPEVELPWAALGLKEDEYLRIREILGRRPTGAELAMYSVMWSEHCSYKSSKVHLRQFGEKAPQSDAMLVGIGENAGVVDVGQGYAVTFKIESHNHPSYVEPYQGAATGVGGIVRDIISMGARPVAVMDPLRFGAFDHPDTKRVLPGVVAGIGGYGNCLGLPNIGGEVVFDSCYQGNPLVNALAVGVMKHEDIHLAKASGAGNKVVLYGARTGGDGIGGASILASETFDGTKPSKRPAVQVGDPFQEKLLIECTLEAFRAKLVVGIQDLGAAGLSCATSELASNGSGGMRCDLDDVPLRDATLTPEEILMSESQERMCAVVEPEKVERFLAICEKWDVTATVIGEVTDGDRLEIFWHGEKIVDVDPRTVAHEGPVYERPYHRPSWQDALQADAPTAERLARPATGEELRATVLQLVSSPNQADKSWITSQYDRFVLGNTVLAQPEDSGMIRVDESTNLGVAIATDGNGRYAKLDPYTGAQLALAEAYRNVAATGAKPLAVSDCLNFGSPEDPEVMWQFAEATRGLADGCLELGTPVTGGNVSLYNQTGTEAIHPTPVVAVLGVIDDVTRRTPIAFAEEGQLVYLLGDTADELGGSAWAQLAHDHLGGLPPKLDLQREKLLAEILIAGSRDGMIDAAHDLSDGGLIQSVVESALRGGQGVRLVVPDGLDPFVFLFSESAGRAIVSVPRSEELRFTEMCGVRGLPATRIGVVDGDTIELQGQFTLSLEELRDAGTGVIEALLA; encoded by the coding sequence ATGACGCTCGACACGGTTAAGAACGCGGAGCAGACCCCCGAGGTCGAGCTGCCCTGGGCGGCGCTGGGCCTCAAGGAGGACGAGTACCTCCGGATCCGCGAGATCCTGGGCCGCCGCCCCACCGGGGCCGAGCTGGCCATGTACTCGGTGATGTGGTCCGAGCACTGCTCCTACAAGTCGAGCAAGGTGCACCTGCGCCAGTTCGGCGAGAAGGCCCCGCAGTCGGACGCCATGCTCGTGGGCATCGGCGAGAACGCCGGCGTCGTCGACGTCGGCCAGGGCTACGCGGTCACCTTCAAGATCGAGTCGCACAACCACCCGTCCTACGTCGAGCCCTACCAGGGCGCGGCGACCGGCGTCGGCGGCATCGTGCGCGACATCATCTCGATGGGCGCCCGCCCGGTCGCGGTCATGGACCCGCTGCGCTTCGGCGCCTTCGACCACCCGGACACCAAGCGCGTGCTGCCCGGCGTCGTCGCCGGCATCGGCGGCTACGGCAACTGCCTGGGCCTGCCGAACATCGGTGGCGAGGTCGTCTTCGACTCCTGCTACCAGGGCAACCCGCTGGTCAACGCCTTGGCCGTGGGCGTGATGAAGCACGAGGACATCCACCTGGCCAAGGCGTCCGGCGCCGGCAACAAGGTCGTTCTCTACGGCGCCCGCACCGGCGGCGACGGCATCGGCGGCGCGTCGATCCTGGCCTCGGAGACCTTCGACGGCACCAAGCCGTCCAAGCGCCCCGCGGTCCAGGTCGGCGACCCGTTCCAGGAGAAGCTGCTGATCGAGTGCACCCTGGAGGCCTTCCGGGCGAAGCTCGTGGTCGGCATCCAGGACCTCGGCGCGGCCGGTCTCTCCTGCGCGACCAGCGAGCTGGCGTCCAACGGCTCCGGCGGCATGCGCTGCGACCTGGACGACGTCCCGCTGCGCGACGCGACGCTGACTCCTGAGGAGATCCTCATGAGCGAGTCGCAGGAGCGCATGTGCGCGGTCGTCGAGCCGGAGAAGGTCGAGCGCTTCCTCGCCATCTGCGAGAAGTGGGACGTCACCGCCACCGTCATCGGCGAGGTCACCGACGGCGACCGGCTGGAGATCTTCTGGCACGGCGAGAAGATCGTCGACGTCGACCCGCGCACCGTCGCCCACGAGGGCCCGGTGTACGAGCGTCCGTACCACCGCCCGAGCTGGCAGGACGCGCTCCAGGCCGACGCCCCCACCGCGGAGCGGCTGGCCCGCCCGGCGACGGGCGAGGAGCTGCGCGCGACCGTGCTCCAGCTGGTCTCCTCGCCGAACCAGGCGGACAAGAGCTGGATCACCAGCCAGTACGACCGCTTCGTGCTCGGCAACACCGTGCTGGCGCAGCCGGAGGACTCCGGCATGATCCGCGTGGACGAGTCCACCAACCTGGGCGTCGCCATCGCGACGGACGGCAACGGCCGCTACGCCAAGCTCGACCCGTACACGGGCGCGCAGCTGGCGCTGGCCGAGGCCTACCGCAACGTCGCCGCGACGGGCGCGAAGCCGCTGGCCGTCTCCGACTGCCTCAACTTCGGCTCCCCCGAGGACCCGGAGGTCATGTGGCAGTTCGCCGAGGCCACCCGTGGTCTCGCGGACGGCTGCCTGGAGCTCGGCACCCCGGTCACCGGCGGCAACGTCTCGCTCTACAACCAGACGGGCACCGAGGCGATCCACCCGACGCCGGTCGTGGCCGTGCTGGGCGTGATCGACGACGTCACCCGCCGCACGCCGATCGCCTTCGCGGAGGAGGGCCAGCTGGTCTATCTCCTGGGCGACACGGCGGACGAGCTGGGCGGCTCCGCGTGGGCGCAGCTGGCCCACGACCACCTCGGCGGCCTGCCGCCGAAGCTGGACCTGCAGCGCGAGAAGCTGCTCGCCGAGATCCTGATCGCGGGCTCCCGCGACGGCATGATCGACGCGGCGCACGACCTCTCCGACGGCGGCCTGATCCAGTCCGTGGTCGAGAGCGCGCTCCGTGGCGGCCAGGGCGTCCGTCTGGTCGTCCCTGACGGTCTGGACCCCTTCGTGTTCCTCTTCTCCGAGTCGGCCGGACGCGCCATCGTCTCCGTCCCTCGCAGCGAGGAGCTCCGCTTCACCGAGATGTGCGGCGTCCGGGGCCTCCCGGCCACCCGCATCGGCGTCGTGGACGGCGACACGATCGAGCTCCAGGGCCAGTTCACCCTGTCCCTGGAGGAGCTGCGCGACGCCGGCACCGGCGTGATCGAGGCGCTGCTCGCCTGA
- the purQ gene encoding phosphoribosylformylglycinamidine synthase subunit PurQ produces MTARVGVVTFPGSLDDRDAQRAVRLAGAEPVALWHRDTDLHQVDAVVLPGGFSFGDYLRAGAISRFSPVMTSIIEQAKAGMPVLGICNGFQVLTESHLLPGAMLRNNHLHFICKDQKLRVENNGTAWTSDYAAGQEIMIPLKNMDGRFTADRRTVDELEAEGRVVFRYLDGNPNGSINDIAGITNAAGNVVGLMPHPEHAVEPTVGTGGTDGTGFFTSILKRLVNA; encoded by the coding sequence GTGACCGCCAGGGTCGGCGTCGTCACCTTCCCCGGCAGCCTCGACGACCGCGACGCCCAGCGCGCGGTGCGGCTGGCGGGTGCCGAGCCGGTCGCCCTCTGGCACCGCGACACCGATCTGCACCAGGTCGACGCCGTGGTCCTGCCCGGCGGCTTCTCCTTCGGTGACTACCTGCGGGCCGGGGCGATCTCGCGCTTCTCGCCGGTGATGACGTCGATCATCGAGCAGGCCAAGGCGGGCATGCCGGTCCTCGGCATCTGCAACGGCTTCCAGGTGCTGACCGAGTCGCACCTGCTGCCCGGCGCCATGCTGCGCAACAACCACCTGCACTTCATCTGCAAGGACCAGAAGCTGCGGGTGGAGAACAACGGGACCGCCTGGACGAGCGACTACGCCGCCGGCCAGGAGATCATGATCCCGCTCAAGAACATGGACGGCCGCTTCACCGCCGACCGCCGCACGGTCGACGAGCTGGAGGCCGAGGGCCGGGTCGTCTTCCGTTACCTGGACGGCAACCCGAACGGCTCGATCAACGACATCGCCGGCATCACGAACGCCGCGGGCAACGTCGTCGGCCTGATGCCGCACCCGGAGCACGCGGTCGAGCCGACCGTCGGCACCGGCGGCACGGACGGTACCGGCTTCTTCACCTCGATCCTCAAGCGGCTGGTGAACGCGTAA
- the purS gene encoding phosphoribosylformylglycinamidine synthase subunit PurS, which translates to MARVVVDVMLKPEILDPQGQAVQRALPRLGFEGIADVRQGKRFELEVEGPVDDAALARIHQAAETFLANTVIEDFTVRVEEGQ; encoded by the coding sequence GTGGCACGCGTCGTGGTCGACGTCATGCTCAAGCCGGAGATCCTCGACCCGCAGGGCCAGGCGGTGCAGCGCGCGCTGCCGCGCCTGGGCTTCGAGGGGATCGCCGACGTTCGTCAGGGCAAGCGCTTCGAGCTGGAGGTGGAGGGCCCCGTCGACGACGCCGCGCTCGCCCGCATCCACCAGGCCGCCGAGACCTTCCTGGCCAACACCGTCATCGAGGACTTCACGGTCCGTGTCGAGGAGGGCCAGTGA
- a CDS encoding histone-like nucleoid-structuring protein Lsr2, with protein sequence MAQRVVVTLSDDLDGGVAEETVQFGLDGKSYEIDLSTTNAEKLRAALAPYVQAGRKQGRGAAVKAAPRRTEIAPDPATVRAWAQSRGIDLPARGRLPKHVYEAFAQAS encoded by the coding sequence ATGGCTCAGCGCGTTGTGGTCACGCTCTCCGACGATCTGGACGGAGGCGTCGCCGAGGAAACGGTTCAGTTCGGACTCGACGGAAAGTCGTACGAGATCGACCTGTCCACCACCAATGCGGAAAAACTCCGCGCCGCGCTCGCGCCCTATGTGCAGGCAGGCCGCAAGCAGGGGCGTGGCGCAGCGGTGAAGGCGGCGCCCCGCCGCACCGAGATCGCCCCCGACCCGGCGACGGTCCGCGCCTGGGCGCAGTCCCGCGGCATCGACCTGCCGGCCCGCGGCCGTCTGCCGAAGCACGTCTACGAGGCCTTCGCCCAGGCGAGCTGA
- a CDS encoding phosphoribosylaminoimidazolesuccinocarboxamide synthase: protein MSGFVEKPEPVQVPGLIHLHTGKVRDLYRDEAGRLVMVASDRTSAFDWVLPTDIPDKGRILTQLSLWWFERLTDIVPHHVVSTEVPAGAPADWEGRTLVCRNLTMLPVECVARGYLTGSGLKEYNQQRTVTGITLPEGLVDGSELPAPIFTPALKAEVGEHDENVPYEEVARRVGAEIATQLRQTTIAVYGRARDIARERGIILADTKFEFGLAEDGETLVLGDEVLTPDSSRFWPADGWEPGRAQPSFDKQFIRDWLASPASGWDPASEEPPPALPDDIVAQSRARYIEAFERLTGTTWA, encoded by the coding sequence TTGAGCGGATTTGTCGAGAAGCCCGAGCCGGTGCAGGTGCCCGGCCTGATCCACCTGCACACCGGAAAGGTGCGCGACCTCTACCGCGACGAGGCGGGCCGTCTGGTCATGGTCGCCAGCGACCGCACCTCCGCGTTCGACTGGGTCCTGCCGACGGACATCCCGGACAAGGGCCGGATCCTGACCCAGCTCTCGCTCTGGTGGTTCGAGCGCCTGACGGACATCGTCCCGCACCACGTCGTCTCGACAGAGGTCCCGGCCGGGGCCCCGGCCGACTGGGAGGGCCGCACGCTGGTCTGCCGCAACCTCACCATGCTGCCGGTGGAGTGCGTCGCCCGTGGCTATCTGACCGGCTCCGGCCTCAAGGAGTACAACCAGCAGCGCACGGTCACCGGGATCACCCTGCCCGAGGGCCTGGTCGACGGCTCCGAGCTGCCCGCGCCGATCTTCACCCCGGCGCTGAAGGCCGAGGTCGGCGAGCACGACGAGAACGTGCCGTACGAGGAGGTCGCGCGCAGGGTGGGCGCGGAGATCGCCACCCAGCTGCGGCAGACGACCATCGCGGTCTACGGCCGGGCCAGGGACATCGCCCGCGAGCGCGGGATCATCCTGGCGGACACCAAGTTCGAGTTCGGCCTCGCCGAGGACGGCGAGACCCTGGTCCTCGGCGACGAGGTGCTGACCCCGGACTCCTCCCGCTTCTGGCCGGCGGACGGCTGGGAGCCGGGCCGCGCGCAGCCGTCCTTCGACAAGCAGTTCATCCGCGACTGGCTGGCTTCCCCGGCGTCCGGCTGGGACCCCGCGTCGGAGGAGCCGCCGCCCGCGCTGCCGGACGACATCGTCGCCCAGAGCCGCGCCCGCTACATCGAGGCCTTCGAGCGCCTCACCGGAACCACCTGGGCGTAG
- a CDS encoding N,N-dimethylformamidase beta subunit family domain-containing protein, which yields MGAEQTRRWESGALAHGVTDPFGQGPLPWLRGADQYFDDTGLMVPWYVDPALLPAARRAPDYDPRPALGRPRTSDDVGGQIKGFAAGATDLGGSLDLRVSVNPPQEFTVDVYRIGHYGGAGARHVAASPRVSGLVQPPPLVAGRTVSCHHWWMSWRLQIPTHWAPGAHVAVLTTADHRHRSHIPFTVRTGRDADLLLLLPDVTWQAYNLFPEDGRTGASLYHAWNGKGELLGEQEAATTVSFDRPYAGAGLPLHIGHAYDFIRWAERYGYDLAYANATDLHAGRIDPNRYRGLVFPGHDEYWSVPMRRAVEEARDGGTSLVFLSANTMYWQVQLHPGPSGDQDRLLTCSKRQADTPPSVLWRELGEPEQQVMGIQYAGRVPEPVPLVVHNTDHWLWEGTGLQDGDELPGLVAGESDRYFPRVPLPVSTERVLLAHSRYQDAKGVPRHQETSLYRAPSGAHVFASGTFAWSPALDRPGHTDERIQRATANLLDRICKVH from the coding sequence GTGGGTGCAGAACAGACCCGCCGCTGGGAGTCCGGCGCGCTCGCGCACGGGGTGACCGACCCGTTCGGCCAGGGGCCGCTGCCCTGGCTCCGCGGCGCCGACCAGTACTTCGACGACACCGGCCTGATGGTGCCCTGGTACGTCGACCCTGCGTTGCTGCCCGCCGCCCGACGGGCGCCCGACTACGACCCGCGCCCGGCCCTCGGCCGGCCGCGCACCTCGGACGACGTCGGCGGTCAGATCAAGGGCTTCGCGGCGGGGGCCACCGACCTCGGCGGCTCGCTCGACCTGCGGGTCAGCGTCAACCCGCCGCAGGAGTTCACCGTCGACGTCTACCGGATCGGCCATTACGGCGGTGCGGGTGCGCGGCACGTCGCCGCGAGCCCCCGCGTCTCCGGCCTGGTGCAACCACCCCCGCTGGTCGCCGGGCGCACGGTCTCCTGCCACCACTGGTGGATGTCCTGGCGCCTGCAGATCCCGACCCACTGGGCGCCCGGGGCGCACGTCGCCGTGCTGACCACGGCCGACCACCGTCACCGCAGCCACATCCCCTTCACCGTCCGCACCGGCCGCGACGCCGACCTGCTGCTCCTGCTGCCCGACGTCACCTGGCAGGCCTACAACCTCTTCCCCGAGGACGGCCGGACCGGCGCCAGCCTCTACCACGCCTGGAACGGGAAGGGGGAGTTGCTCGGCGAGCAGGAGGCGGCGACCACGGTCTCCTTCGACCGCCCCTACGCCGGCGCCGGGCTGCCGCTGCACATCGGCCACGCCTACGACTTCATCCGCTGGGCCGAGCGCTACGGCTACGACCTCGCCTACGCCAACGCCACCGACCTGCACGCCGGCCGGATCGACCCGAACCGCTACCGGGGGCTCGTCTTCCCCGGCCACGACGAGTACTGGTCGGTACCGATGCGCCGCGCGGTCGAGGAGGCCAGGGACGGCGGCACCTCGCTCGTCTTCCTCTCCGCCAACACCATGTACTGGCAGGTCCAGCTCCACCCCGGGCCGTCCGGCGACCAGGACCGGCTGCTGACCTGCAGCAAGCGCCAGGCCGACACCCCGCCGAGCGTGCTCTGGCGCGAGCTGGGCGAGCCGGAGCAGCAGGTGATGGGCATCCAGTACGCGGGCCGGGTGCCCGAGCCGGTGCCGCTGGTCGTGCACAACACCGACCACTGGCTCTGGGAGGGAACCGGCCTCCAGGACGGGGACGAGCTGCCAGGCCTGGTCGCGGGGGAGTCCGACCGCTACTTCCCCCGCGTCCCGCTGCCGGTCTCGACCGAGCGCGTGCTGCTGGCGCACTCCCGGTACCAGGACGCCAAGGGCGTGCCGCGGCACCAGGAGACCTCGCTCTACCGCGCGCCCAGCGGGGCCCATGTCTTCGCCAGCGGCACCTTCGCGTGGTCGCCCGCGCTGGACCGTCCGGGCCATACGGACGAGAGGATCCAGCGGGCGACCGCGAATCTGCTGGATCGTATCTGCAAGGTGCACTGA
- a CDS encoding M48 family metallopeptidase, which translates to MSGNTMGAGADAAVARAAAILRWRGRALAAAAVPAAVAAVLIAGRLTGRLGAAGSADAGVWDAARYAVAAVALLTLGWAAAFAAALRRARPARTPAVPLTERDAPEFYRMVRDLADRMDVPAPGAIALTPDCDSWLEDETAPGGRTPAPPTLVVGSPFLWWMRVAELRALLAPVVAGAACSLHPEISAARRFTHGLDAVLGTHPGRLGGWASIPARWLLRRSRVHAAELERAVAGWASERARQVDYGQRIAAQEQVGLAYAGWDRLLTRVALPAWRLGRCPNRLNAGVVSALTELSRRDRLAEGFESRLGERPACDLLEEPGRIDEAASFLAAELFYAGFPAEGARGLDWSEYPQEIVLRQWRNQSAALLAALGPAAETAEPLPALAAALRALREDGEALTAKVEAQRGRLPAARSGRDGVADGLQALVCRAAVDAGRAEPGLDWLDGPVLLVDGRRRGDLGAPIALAVEHGDEQPLRAWLEELGITPDHPARLR; encoded by the coding sequence ATGAGCGGCAACACGATGGGGGCCGGCGCTGACGCCGCCGTCGCCCGCGCCGCAGCGATCCTGCGGTGGCGCGGGCGCGCGCTCGCCGCCGCCGCCGTGCCCGCGGCCGTCGCGGCCGTGCTGATCGCCGGGCGGCTCACCGGCCGGCTCGGCGCGGCCGGCAGCGCCGACGCCGGGGTCTGGGACGCCGCGCGCTACGCCGTGGCCGCGGTCGCCCTGCTCACCCTCGGCTGGGCCGCCGCCTTCGCCGCGGCCCTGCGCCGGGCCAGGCCCGCCCGCACGCCCGCCGTGCCGCTCACCGAGCGCGACGCGCCGGAGTTCTACCGGATGGTGCGGGATCTCGCCGACCGGATGGACGTGCCCGCGCCGGGGGCTATCGCCCTCACACCCGACTGCGACAGCTGGCTCGAGGACGAGACGGCGCCCGGCGGGCGCACACCCGCGCCGCCCACGCTCGTCGTCGGCTCGCCCTTCCTGTGGTGGATGCGGGTCGCCGAGCTGCGGGCGCTGCTCGCGCCGGTGGTCGCCGGCGCGGCCTGCTCGCTGCACCCGGAGATCTCCGCCGCCCGGCGCTTCACCCACGGGCTGGACGCGGTCCTCGGCACGCACCCCGGGCGGCTCGGCGGCTGGGCGTCCATACCCGCGCGCTGGCTGCTGCGCCGTTCGCGCGTCCACGCGGCCGAGCTGGAGCGTGCCGTCGCCGGCTGGGCCTCCGAGCGGGCCCGGCAGGTCGACTACGGGCAGCGGATCGCCGCCCAGGAGCAGGTCGGCCTCGCTTACGCGGGCTGGGACCGGCTGCTGACCAGGGTCGCCCTGCCCGCCTGGCGGCTGGGCCGTTGCCCGAACCGGCTCAACGCCGGTGTCGTCTCCGCGCTGACCGAGCTCTCCCGTCGCGATCGGCTGGCCGAGGGCTTCGAGAGCCGCCTCGGCGAGCGTCCCGCCTGCGACCTGCTGGAGGAGCCCGGCCGGATCGACGAGGCCGCGTCCTTCCTGGCCGCCGAGCTCTTCTACGCCGGGTTCCCTGCGGAGGGCGCCCGCGGGCTCGACTGGTCGGAGTACCCCCAGGAGATCGTGCTGCGGCAGTGGCGCAACCAGTCCGCCGCGCTGCTCGCCGCGCTCGGCCCGGCGGCGGAGACGGCCGAGCCGCTGCCCGCTCTCGCCGCCGCCCTGCGGGCGCTGCGCGAGGACGGCGAGGCGCTGACCGCCAAGGTGGAGGCGCAGCGTGGACGGCTGCCCGCCGCCCGCAGCGGAAGGGACGGGGTGGCCGACGGGCTGCAGGCGCTGGTCTGCCGCGCCGCCGTCGACGCGGGCCGGGCCGAGCCGGGCCTGGACTGGCTGGACGGGCCGGTGCTGCTCGTCGACGGCCGCCGTCGCGGCGATCTCGGCGCGCCGATCGCGCTCGCGGTCGAGCACGGGGACGAGCAGCCGCTCCGGGCCTGGCTGGAGGAGCTCGGGATCACCCCCGACCACCCCGCCCGACTGCGGTGA
- the purD gene encoding phosphoribosylamine--glycine ligase, with product MKVLVIGGGAREHALCRALSLDPEVTSLHCAPGNAGIAQVAQVHAVDQLDGRAVADLAVELGAEFVVVGPEAPLVAGVADAVRERGIPVFGPSGEAAQLEGSKAFAKDVMAAAGVPTARSYVCTTAEEAAAALDAFGPPYVVKDDGLAAGKGVVVTDDLQEAVDHAASCERVVIEEFLDGPEVSLFAVTDGTTVVPLQPAQDFKRVGDDDAGPNTGGMGAYSPLPWADPKLVEEVQESVLQPTVDELRRRGTEFSGLLYAGLAITSRGVRVIEFNARFGDPETQVVLARLKTPLCGLLYSAATGHLADFPELRWRDGAAVTVVVASEGYPASPRSGDPIGGLAEAEAADGTAYVLHAGTRLADDGETVLSAGGRVLSVTATGKDLSEARGRAYDSVARITLKGSHHRSDIAAKAAGV from the coding sequence GTGAAGGTCCTTGTCATCGGCGGCGGCGCCCGCGAACACGCCCTGTGCCGCGCGCTCTCGCTCGATCCCGAAGTCACCTCCCTGCACTGCGCGCCCGGCAACGCCGGCATCGCCCAGGTCGCCCAGGTCCACGCCGTGGACCAGCTGGACGGCCGGGCCGTTGCCGACCTCGCCGTGGAGCTCGGCGCCGAGTTCGTCGTCGTCGGCCCGGAGGCCCCGCTCGTCGCGGGCGTCGCCGACGCCGTCCGCGAGCGCGGCATCCCCGTCTTCGGCCCGAGCGGCGAGGCCGCTCAGCTGGAGGGCAGCAAGGCGTTCGCGAAGGACGTGATGGCCGCGGCCGGCGTTCCCACCGCGCGCTCCTACGTCTGCACCACCGCCGAGGAGGCGGCCGCCGCACTCGACGCCTTCGGCCCGCCCTACGTGGTCAAGGACGACGGCCTGGCCGCCGGCAAGGGCGTCGTCGTGACGGACGACCTCCAGGAGGCCGTCGACCACGCGGCGAGCTGCGAGCGCGTCGTGATCGAGGAGTTCCTCGACGGCCCCGAGGTCTCGCTCTTCGCGGTCACCGACGGCACCACCGTCGTCCCGCTGCAGCCCGCCCAGGACTTCAAGCGCGTCGGCGACGACGACGCCGGCCCGAACACCGGCGGCATGGGCGCGTACTCGCCGCTGCCCTGGGCCGACCCCAAGCTGGTCGAGGAGGTCCAGGAGTCGGTTCTCCAGCCGACCGTCGACGAGCTGCGGCGTCGCGGCACGGAGTTCTCCGGCCTGCTGTACGCCGGTCTGGCGATCACCTCGCGGGGCGTCCGCGTGATCGAGTTCAACGCGCGCTTCGGCGACCCGGAGACCCAGGTCGTGCTGGCCCGCCTGAAGACCCCCCTCTGCGGCCTGCTGTACTCGGCCGCGACGGGCCACCTGGCGGACTTCCCCGAGCTGCGCTGGCGCGACGGCGCGGCGGTGACGGTGGTCGTGGCCTCCGAGGGCTACCCGGCGTCCCCGCGCTCCGGCGACCCGATCGGCGGCCTCGCCGAGGCCGAGGCGGCCGACGGCACGGCCTACGTCCTGCACGCGGGCACGCGTCTGGCCGACGACGGCGAGACCGTCCTCAGCGCGGGCGGCCGCGTCCTCTCCGTGACGGCGACCGGCAAGGACCTCTCCGAGGCCCGCGGCCGCGCGTACGACTCCGTCGCCAGGATCACCCTCAAGGGCAGCCACCACCGCTCCGACATCGCCGCGAAGGCGGCCGGCGTCTAG